The genomic window CACATATCCTGGTTGAGCTGAGGGACACCAATTTGTCACATGCATAAAAATCCCTGCTGCTACCCAAATAAATGTGTGGATTAAACTGTCAATATGCATGAACTGAAGCCGAGCTTTAGAGCCTTTTGTGCTTTAAGGAATTGTTCTAGTTGTGATATATTAAACAAATTGCTTATTGAATCGAGTTGTATCTTAAGAATAAGAAACCCAAGCTGTTtctctttcagctgctgctgctcccctgaaAATCACTGCAGGTGTTCTGACATTTCATTTAAGAGCTGTTGGTTTTCTCATCTCTTTACAGGCAACAATTGGCATTGACTTCTTATCAAAAACCATGTACTTGGAGGATCGAACAGTGAGTAAGATTTTGTTGCTCTTCTCTCTGAACAGTAGGAATGAGGACCAGCATCTGGTTTTGTGCAGCCCACACTTCTGAGATCACTTGGAAGCACAGGCTGAGCCTTCATCTCCCAGCTGCTTCCAGACTGACAAGTGCTGTGGAGACACAGCAGTGGGGAATGGGAAGTGGGGAATGGGGAATCATCACTTGGTTCATGTGTGCAGGGCTCTCGGGTGCAGTTTGGGAGTGGCACAAGGTGCTTTGGTGTCATCCTCTCTGAAGAAAGAGATGATACAGATAATTTGAGGGGTGAATGGTGGTGGGAATCTGGAGAAAGGGGAACCATGCTTAACCCCTTCAGTTTTTGATGCCACAAAACAGAAAGGTAAAATACAGATTGCCAGATGTGGCCAGTTAATAGCTGGCtccatcttcttcctcttttgaaAAGAAGGTGGCCTCTGATGAGTTCACAAATGAGATTCGTTTCTTAGCTTGGTGCGGTCTTAGCTCCTCAAGTGAAATCACTCCTCTGTGCAAGCAAAGCTGTGGTTTAAAATGAGCTCAGATTCTTAATTAAGAAATTCAGCCTCAGTTGAGCTATTTGCAGAAACaaaactgcagtgctgcagaagcTTATGGTACTGGATAAACCCCCAATAAATGGTACTGGATAAACCCCCAATAAATGGGATTGCATGGAAAGTGCTTGAGGGATGAGATATGCTTTCCATGGACAAGCTGGCTCTTACACACCTTGCCATACATGTTGCTTTTAGTGTGTCTTGCCTTTTCTTCCAGAACCTTGCTGGTAAGAGCCATTCAGCCTCTCTGTGCATGTTACTTTGCAGTTTAGAGTTATAAAGAGCATTTTATCCTTGAAAAACTGACATGAGTagctttcccagcttttccaccAGCAACCATCCTCCATGCTGCTGGAGGTTGCCTGTGTGAGTCCTGAGGACGGAGAGCAGAGCATGAAACTCTGGTGTAGGGAGAATTGCAGGTGAACATTTCACAGAATCGCAggatcactgaggctggaaaagccctccaagatcaagtccagccattccccagcactgccaaggccaccactgccccacgtccccaagtgccacatccacatgcttctgagcacctccagggatggtgattccatcACTTCAGCCGTAGCTTTCTTGTTGGTCCTCTCAGTTTGGAAGCTGAGCCATTCCACCCCTCCCCTTTTGGAAGGGAAGCATTTTTTGGGAAGCTGAGCTAGCTGCACCCCCCAGTTTGGCTGCTACTGTCCCTCGGGAGAGATTGCTGTAAGCAGACGGtatcctgctgctcccagtccCCAGGCATCTCCTGCATGAGTTTATCCTTTTCATTTAGCTTTTTTGGAAAAAGTAAAGCATTTAtttactcttttatttttagtggcagtttggcttttttaattttctcccaCCCACAGATCAGGTTGCAGCTGTGGGATACTGCGGGTCAGGAACGTTTCCGTAGCCTCATTCCCAGTTACATCCGtgactctgctgctgctgtagtaGTTTACGATATCACAAGTAGGTATTTTGCACTGGGTTTGaccttttttcttatttttcttgcttgtttgACTGATTTTGTTAGGTACGGTTGCAATTATGGGACACAGCAGGTCAAGAGCGGTTCAGGAGCTTGATTCCTAGCTACATTCGTGACTCCACTGTTGCAGTTGTTGTTTATGATATCACAAGTGAGTGGGGGGAATTCTGCATTTCTAATACTCTGCCCTTTTCATCCTCTAGCTTAGCTTTGCATGTCCTCTCACGTCATCTGCTTGGGCTTCATCCTGGCATGACAAAAGCGTggtttctttgcttgttttaaacAAGCCCCGTGGTTGCTGCTGTTGTGATCTATAAACTGTCTCAGAAACATCATTTTAACCCTTCCCTATCCCATTTTCTTCAGTCCTCGAGTCCTGCCTGCTCTCGTTGCACTCTTCCATCTGCCTTTTGGTTACAACATCACCTGTGACTTTTGGTCTTCATGTTCATGGGTATCTGAATTCTCAAATTGGAGGCTGTTGTAGCTTGCTTCACTTCATTCACCCTCCCCCACTGAACAAAATCTGGGCACGGGCTGGCGGGGAGAACGCATTAACATCACATTTTCCTTGGAATCAGCCACTCTCATGTGCTGCAAGATGTAAAACTCACCACTAAGCCCTTACCCTTTAACAATTGCTCTTTCATTTCTTACTAAGGTATGTACATTTTTGTCAACTAAAATATTGGTGCTTCTTCAACCCTGCTCCTTCTGTCCCTCCCCTCAGTCCAGACACCCCTTAACTTACCAGTTCCTGCACtgacaaagagcagaaattttGTTTTAGGGGAGCTAGGCCTTCAGACAATTTCAGTTCTAAACCAGAATTGACTGAGAACGATGGCCTAATTCTACGCAAATGCCTAAGTTCTTGTCCTTTGATTTATAAATACGAGGAGATTACAGCGGGAATAGGGGCTTTACCTAGAAAAGCTCTAATTGTTAAAAATGGCACTTTACTTTGAGCTAAAATTACAGGTTAGCTGTGAACTCTGAATTTTTTCCTGACCCAGCAAATTCAATATTGCCAAGCAGTAAAGAGAATTAAGATGCTGGCAAGTGATCAAGTCGTGGCTGTCTATATTACTTTGCAGTagaagccattaaaaaaaaatcaatacttttcaagaactgctgcagtgcccccccccccccccccccccccctttttaaGTACTGAAACTACTTGGGCTGCTCATATGCTCTTTGTGTCACTAACTGGCAAATGCTGAGCTCTATGGCAGCTTTCCTCCAACTCCTTTTTCCCTGTGGGATGCGACTTGTCAAGCACCATACAGTCTGAATTCTTACCTTGCAGCTTTTAAGAAGGTAGCAATTAATTAAGTGCCTGTGAAGAGGTTAAATTTCTGCTTCTGGTTTTATGCAAAGATTTAGAAATTGTTTTGAAGGCAAGCGTTCAGTGCCACAGGAGTTGCTGCTGTGTTGTGTAACCCTGGGATTCcctagagaaaataaaaattactcatTCAAGTGTACAAAATGCAAGGCTGGGATTGAGGATTTTGAGAAGCAGTGGAATCGTAGGAACCTCTGTAGGTACACAAGCCATGAGCAGTGTGGAGTGCAAAAACTAATCCCCACTCCCTATGGAAAATACTTCATGTTGAACTAAAAAATaaggaactgaaacacagtGATAAGCCTTTTCATTTTAGGTGCTGTCAAATTATAAATGGACTCAGTTCCCTCCCTGGCTTTGAATCCACCTGTAATGAAGCCCTTGCCCACCTGAAATTAATGCCAGACTTTCCGTGTCCTTTAGTGGGGGAGATTTAGGGTTCCACTTGCTGATTCTTCATCACCCTCTTCCGCCGACTCCACAGAATATGAAGCTTCTCTTTCCAAGTCCAGATGTATTTCCTGGTGAGCTGTGAGGGACACCTGCAGTGATAACCCTCTCCACTGTTCTCTGATAGATGTAAACTCCTTCCAGCAAACCACAAAGTGGATCGATGATGTCAGAACGGAACGGGGCAGCGATGTCATCATCATGCTGGTGGGAAATAAAACAGATCTAGCAGATAAGAGGTATGGAGGAATAATCCAGctttcaaatgcttttcttactctgctgctgtttgcttctATTTTAAGGAgtatatttaaatgtattttttttctggagatggCTGTGACTAGAGAAATCTCAATTTTAAACCCGCTTTCTTTTGGCTAAGCCAAATTTCCATCACAGTGCTGTGAATGAGTGGAAAAACCATCACCAACTTGTCCAGATATCAGGAGAGAAGGGGCTGTTGACTACAGCCCACATCAGTGAATGAATAAACTGGTTACAAATATTTGTTCTTAATAATGTTCTGCTTAATGGATGGAACGCATATCCAGGGAAAAACGGGACAAAATTCCTCCCGTATGAGATGGTTACACTTGGACCTTTTTTAAAACAGTATGGTTTTGATGATTATTTTTGGACTGTGATTGCTaattgtaaaatataaaataaaaataaaataaaagcacagcCTCCTggacagggatttgggggtgaaCACTTGGCTGTTCCACTGGAATGCTGAGTTCTGCTTTGGGAGCCAGGTGTGCCATGGAAGTGGGTCTGGTACCTGAAGTGGTGATatctctctgcagctctgcattccaatcaggaaaaaaacccattaagtGCTTTCAGAACTGTAATAAATCTTAATTATTAAGGTGTTTGTccagatttgggtttttttccctaactctgtgttttcttccccaGACAAGTGTCCATcgaggaaggagaaaggaaagccaAAGAGTTGAATGTAATGTTCATTGAAACTAGTGCAAAAGCAGGATACAATGTAAAACAGGTGAGTGGCACTTCCCTGGATATTGGGAGGCCTTGGCAAAGGGAGCCAGTGGGAATTGTAGTCCACACACAGCAAGCAACCCCTCAGAGTTGTTGGCTGAGGTTCTGAAGGATCCCTCACCTTGCATCAAATGACTTGGGGCTTCCTTCCCCTTAAATAATAGAGGAGTAATGGAAGAAGCTTTGTGAGTACAAAATCACACCTTCCTGGATTTTTGGTGATCCAGATTCGGTGTTTGGACTGAGAGTGAGACAAAAAGTTGGGAAAACACAGGTCTGAGGAGTGTTTGTTATTCAGTGAATGAACAAACCAGTGAAGGAGGAGCGTGATGGCTTAAAACGCTTCCAGTGCACAGGGGGACACTGGAACTGCTGTTCCCACTCTGTTGGAAGGCACTGCAAGTGACAGCAAATGTTCCTGGATAGCCAGAGCTATTTATTTCTAGTAGATGATGAGTTGCTTTTGAATTGGGGAAAGCAGTGAAAGGTCTTTTGAGCTGATGGGACTGCAGAAAAATGAGCGTTTATGTCCTGAGATGAGCTGTGGCTCTTTAAATTTGGACCTGGAAAAGACATAGATTCTTGTGTGTCTCCACAGAGCAAACACAAACATGTGAAATGCTGTGTTCAGCTCCCTGTCCCCTGGGAAtagaaggatgtggagctgctggagagagtccagaggaggccctggagctgccccagggctggagcccctctgctctggagccaggctggcagagctgggggtgctcacctggagaggagaaggctccagagagagctcagagcccctggcagggcctagaggggctccaggagagctgcagagggactggggacaaggcatggagggacaggacacagggaatggcttcccactgccagagggcagggctagatgggatactggggaggaattgttccctgtgagggtggggaggccctggcacagggtgcccagagaagctgtggctgcccctggatccctggaagttttcaaggtcaggttggatggggcttggagcaacctgggacagtggaaggtgtccctgcccatagcaggggtgacactggatgggctttaaggtcccttccaacccaaaccatcagGGATTCTCTGTGTATGGATGACATTCcatgtatattttatatatgtagtTACACAAATGGTTTCTATGCAGAAATGGTACCAGGAGTAATAAAACAGGATTATAAACTACTTTATGTTCTAGACAGGACTAAAGGGTCTGTTATTAAAATGTCCCTTGACTTTGTCTCTAAGTAGCAAAATGATTCCCTATATAATGGGATAATTATAGCAGTGTTAACTCAGAGCTCTTTcactgcattacccaccatggACGTATTGGCTTCCAGGGTCCCCCAATTATCCTGCCACAACAGAGGCTGCCTTGTAATTAAGGTTTGGATTCTGTGCTGCAGTCCTTAATGAGTGCTTAGACCTGGGGGTGTGCACTGAGAGCAGTTGCTTCACTGAGAGGagtgatgatgatggtgatgatgaagCAGCAGCTCTACACTCCTTCTTTCCTTGAGGGAGTTTCTGTGCCCTGCCACATTTCCAGAGGTTCTATAGCCAAGCCTGTGAGGGAGTTGTGGCTTTCAGGGCCGGGTGGAACCCTGAGGATTTCATGGTGTGCAAAGACACGAGTGGATATtcaaaaagaattaaaagtgGATTTTTCTTCTAAGTTTTGATCCAGATGTTGCAGGCGTGGGCTGGGATGTTCAAGGGTTTCAAAGCTCTTCTATACTCTAGAATATTTGTAACTCTCAGTTTTTTATTAGTTTAATAAATAGTTGTTTAAGCAATTATCAAAGGATAAGACCTTTAATGCCACCACTTAGATGGTTTCCTGTTTCCTTGCTGCTTCTCTATTGAATTGTGTGAATTTATTTTAGTAACTTAGCAATAAATTCTCTCCCAGTGCAAGGGGAAAGTACAACTGCAGAATGGATCCCCTACCCATAACCTGTGTAAAATCCTTAATAAGCTGAATGCAAATTTGACCTTCCCATAGCTGGTAACTTCTATCCACAATATATTCTGGGCCTGGAGAACAAGCACTGTCTAAGTTAATTTTCATACAGAATTTTCATACAGAAACAGCTGAATTTCTTGTCCTGCTCGGGGAGGGAATGGCTGTgactttcccagctcctcctcatcAGTGGGAATCCAGGGGACTTTGGTCCTTGTGTGCTGCTTTTAGCTTCTGGTTCATCATTTTCCGGTGGAAGGCAGCATGGATAAGAGGGAAGGGCACTGCCCTCAGCtttgtgctccctgcagctgccctgcaAATCCAGAGGGCCTGGCTTTGTGCTGGGACCGCAGTAGGTGAGGTGCTCTGTCCTTGCCACAGCAGGTATTCCAGTGCCAGCATCTTCTACCAGCAAAGAAGCAGAGGGGAccgtgctgctgccaggctttTTTTGccattccctgtgccaggaaagGGGAGAGCTCTGAGGATGGCACCTCAGTGCTGTGTACTGTTGGATCTGTGactgcagagctgtttgcagTCCCCAAGGTCCTTCACACTTGCTGTTTGTTCTGGCTTTAGGCAGGGGCTATTGAAGAAGAAATGAGTGGATACTGGGGAATAAAAGCGGTGGTGGTGTTATTGTGGGGTTAAACTGAtgcagcagaggggaaaagaTTGGCTTTTGGATCCTGCAAAGACTGATTGCCAGGGGAGCCTtaagctggagaagagaagtaGATAACTTGCTCCATTTAATGCAGAGAATCGTAGTCTCTGATTCATTCTGTCAGCCCTGAATAAGCTTTAAAAGACTTTGCGATTCCTGCTCTGGCTCGGCAGTCTGTATTTCAGGGAATCTTATTGTTAGTCCGTGGATTTCATGCCCAGAATATGTCAGGGTTCATTTTGCTGTCTTGTAGAaagagaggggagggagagccCTTGAATTCCTCCCTCCAGCAGTACCTGGCACACTGCACGCTGGCCCTGGAAGAGCCAGGGGATGAATGTGGTCCTTGGCAGAAGAACTTTCTCacggcagcagctccctgagcaCAGCCCCTCTGTGACCCTGTTctcacagagctgggctctTTCTCCTGTCTTCTGATTCTTATCCATCTGATGGGCAAGAATTAtcctcagagctgcagagaaTGAGAATTAGGGAAAGATTTTTGTTTGCCTTGCATTGGGGAACAGGTTTCTTGCCCGGTTTTTCCATCTGGACAGTGATCCTCCTGTCCTTTCCATATTGCTGCTGGACTGTGGCTGAAAACTGGTTTATGCCTGCAGTCCTTTGTGACCCTGATCTGTTGGGATTTATTGGCTGGAGTAGCAGGAAAGGCACAGTTTGGCAAATGGCTGGAAACTGATGGTGAGAGATGAGGCTTTTTTCCAGAGTTTCTATCAGGAAGCAGATTGCAGAGTTGAACGCTGAGAGAGCGTTTGTGTGGCTTTTAGTCTTTCAGCTGCTGCATTTAACtcctgctttggaaaaaaagtccTGGATGCTCATCAATACTTGTGTTTTTATACCCACACAAACATTTAAacatgtacatgtgtgtgtaGACACACACTGGCTCGGGGCTGACAGCACCAGGAAGCTCGGAGGGCCCTGTGGGAAGGCTGCTTTCCAACCATCAGGAAGTTTCCCTAATTGGATTTACTCACATATGCTGGGGCTGATAAGCAGAACGTTAATAAGAAAGAAAGTTGATTTTTCTTAGTTGCCAAATTCCTATTTTTAGTCCGATAATTTAGGGGAGAAATACTGCTAAAAGCATCATTTTATTCCTGGTCTTAATGTAAAGAAAGgattactgtattttaaacagtAAATTCTTTTTGTCAGCACTGTGGTTTAAATGCAGGAATTCCAGTTGGTTCCATCAGCTGAGGATTTTTTAAAGACTCCTCACCCTTCCTCTGCGTGGGCATTCCTGCTGTTGGTTTAGGTACAGTTTAGCACCTGGAATTTTGTTATGTCCTGGTT from Corvus hawaiiensis isolate bCorHaw1 chromosome 2, bCorHaw1.pri.cur, whole genome shotgun sequence includes these protein-coding regions:
- the RAB6A gene encoding ras-related protein Rab-6A isoform X1; the encoded protein is MSSGGDFGNPLRKFKLVFLGEQSVGKTSLITRFMYDSFDNTYQATIGIDFLSKTMYLEDRTVRLQLWDTAGQERFRSLIPSYIRDSTVAVVVYDITNVNSFQQTTKWIDDVRTERGSDVIIMLVGNKTDLADKRQVSIEEGERKAKELNVMFIETSAKAGYNVKQLFRRVAAALPGMESTQDKSREDMIDIKLEKPQEQPVSEGGCSC
- the RAB6A gene encoding ras-related protein Rab-6A isoform X2, whose protein sequence is MSSGGDFGNPLRKFKLVFLGEQSVGKTSLITRFMYDSFDNTYQATIGIDFLSKTMYLEDRTIRLQLWDTAGQERFRSLIPSYIRDSAAAVVVYDITNVNSFQQTTKWIDDVRTERGSDVIIMLVGNKTDLADKRQVSIEEGERKAKELNVMFIETSAKAGYNVKQLFRRVAAALPGMESTQDKSREDMIDIKLEKPQEQPVSEGGCSC